In Terriglobales bacterium, a genomic segment contains:
- a CDS encoding pitrilysin family protein has protein sequence MTAEEIRNIRRQTLPNGLTILTEEMQHVRSVSIGVWVKSGSRHEEAEANGISHFVEHMVFKGTTTRSAADIARQIDSIGGNMDAFTSKEYICFNAKVLDEHLPIALDVVSDMVLNPVFDSQEITRERGVVLEEIKMDEDNPDYLVHEIFTQNFWRDHPLGQPILGTKETVRRFEQPLLREYYQKAFNPGNLIVSVAGHLDHQQLVELVSQRFEHLKPARNGFHQVAPKTSSRIILRNKRELEQVQICIGVPSLHIADCRRYASAVLNTLLGGGMSSRLFQNIRERQGLAYAIFSELSPYRDTGCLSVYAGTSLESTTRVVESVMGEFRELKANPIPEDEVRRAKDQLKGSLMLGLESTTARMSNLARQEMYFDRFFGLDEILDGIESVTAEDLQGLAQEFFRPEAVAVTVLGSLEDLKITREQLVC, from the coding sequence ATGACGGCTGAGGAAATCCGCAACATCCGGCGCCAGACGCTGCCCAACGGGCTGACCATCCTGACGGAGGAGATGCAGCACGTGCGCTCGGTCTCCATCGGGGTGTGGGTGAAGAGCGGGTCGCGGCACGAGGAGGCGGAGGCCAACGGCATCTCCCACTTCGTGGAGCACATGGTGTTCAAGGGGACCACCACGCGCAGCGCCGCCGACATCGCTCGGCAGATCGACTCCATCGGCGGCAACATGGACGCCTTCACCTCCAAGGAGTACATCTGCTTTAACGCCAAGGTGCTGGACGAGCACCTGCCCATCGCGCTGGACGTGGTGAGCGACATGGTTCTGAACCCCGTCTTCGACTCCCAGGAAATCACCCGCGAGCGCGGGGTGGTGCTGGAAGAGATCAAGATGGACGAGGACAACCCCGACTACCTGGTGCACGAGATCTTCACCCAGAACTTCTGGCGCGACCATCCCCTGGGCCAGCCCATCCTGGGGACCAAGGAGACCGTGCGGCGCTTCGAGCAGCCCCTGCTGCGCGAGTATTACCAGAAGGCCTTCAACCCTGGGAACCTGATCGTCTCAGTCGCCGGGCATCTCGATCACCAGCAGCTGGTGGAGCTGGTTTCGCAGCGTTTCGAGCACCTGAAGCCGGCGCGCAACGGCTTTCACCAGGTCGCCCCCAAGACTTCGTCGCGCATCATCCTGCGCAACAAGCGAGAGCTGGAGCAGGTGCAGATCTGCATAGGCGTGCCCTCGCTCCACATCGCCGACTGCAGGCGCTACGCTTCCGCGGTGCTGAACACGCTGCTGGGCGGCGGCATGAGCTCGCGGCTCTTCCAGAACATCCGCGAGCGCCAGGGCCTGGCCTACGCCATCTTCAGCGAGCTCAGTCCCTATCGCGATACCGGCTGCCTCTCGGTGTACGCCGGGACCTCGCTGGAATCCACGACCCGGGTGGTGGAGTCAGTCATGGGCGAGTTCCGGGAGCTCAAGGCCAACCCCATCCCCGAGGACGAGGTGCGCCGCGCCAAGGACCAGCTCAAAGGCAGCTTGATGCTCGGCCTCGAGTCCACCACCGCCCGCATGTCCAACCTGGCGCGCCAGGAGATGTACTTCGACCGCTTCTTCGGACTGGACGAGATCCTGGATGGGATCGAGAGCGTCACCGCAGAAGACCTCCAGGGCCTGGCCCAGGAGTTTTTTCGCCCCGAAGCCGTGGCGGTCACCGTCCTGGGAAGCTTGGAAGACCTCAAAATTACTCGCGAGCAGCTCGTCTGCTAG